A portion of the Acidisarcina polymorpha genome contains these proteins:
- a CDS encoding transposase: MKKSRYTEEQIIGILKQHEAGVKTAELCREHGISAATFYGWKSKYGGMDVSEAQRLKALEDENRRLKLLVAELSLHGEALKGVIRKNGWSLPA; encoded by the coding sequence ATGAAGAAGAGCCGTTACACGGAAGAGCAGATCATCGGGATCTTGAAGCAGCATGAGGCAGGAGTGAAGACGGCGGAGTTGTGCCGGGAGCACGGGATCAGCGCGGCGACGTTCTATGGCTGGAAGTCGAAGTACGGCGGCATGGACGTGAGCGAAGCGCAACGTCTGAAGGCTCTTGAAGACGAGAACCGCCGTCTGAAGCTGCTGGTGGCGGAGTTGAGTCTTCACGGCGAGGCGCTGAAGGGCGTGATCCGAAAAAACGGCT